The segment CCATCCGGCGCCGCAAAGCGGGGCGCACCCCGACCAGCAACAGCAGCGAGACGACGAGGAACACCGCACCGTCGGCCCAGATCGGCCAGTCGAACACCACCGCCGCACCGGCGGCCGCCAGCGCACCACCGCTGAGCATCAGCAGGAAGAGGTCACCGGTCAGCGCCTCGGCGCCGGCCAGTCCCAGCGCTGCGACCAGCCATATCCATGCGGGCATGGGTGTCAGCGTAGCGAATCAGGCCGTACCCGCGACCGACAACTACACTGCGGAAACTATGTGGTGTCCGAGCGCTTCGCTGACGATCTGGGTCAACGCCTGGCTTGCGGGAGTTGCCGCGCCCGATGATGTGCTCGACGCGCTATCCCAGTGGGCGCCAAAGCATTCCGTGACCGCCTACGATTCGGTGGCGGCCGGTTCCACCGGGCTGCCGTGGCCGGACCTGTTTCACAGCGGAACCATGTCGTTGTTGCAGACCATGCGCACCGCCGCCGGCGCGCCGCTGGACGGCCCGCCGCTGACGCTGGTGCTGCCGGTCCCAGGCGATGTGCGCGGCCTGCCGCCGGACACCCAGTTCCAGCGGGACGCGATCGCCATGGGCGAGGCGATCATCGTCGGCCAGGACGCCCGCCGCTCGGTCGGCATGGTGCCCGAATACAACTACGAGGACGTCGACGACCCGGATTTCGAGCCGGATCCGGTCTCGCTGGCGTGGACGGTGTATTCGACCGGGAGCGCAGCGGTCGTCGAACACAGCGATCTCGGCGACGCCGAGTACACCCTGCGCTCCGCCGTGCGCTCGGCCGCCGACGCGCTCGGCGCGTTGAGTGCCGGCATCGGCGCCGCCGACATCGACGACCCGCGCGGGATGGTCGAACAACTATTGGAGGCGACGCGCCTGCACCGGCTGCCCGATCACGCGCCGGAACGGGCGCTGCGGGTGCTGGAGAACGCCGCGCACGTGGACGCGATCATCACCGCGAGCTCCGGTCTGATGCCGATCGGGCTTCAGACCAGCTCGGAGATCCGCATCGCCTCGGACACCCTGCGGCCGCTGGCCTCGGTGGTGCGCACCGCCAGGCTCGCCGCGGTCAGCGCCATCATGTACTCGGCCTGGCAGCGCTGAGCGGTTCGCAGGCCGGGGTGCAGAACGCGCCGTTGACACTGCACCCCTGATTCGGAACCGGTTGCGCGCCGGGAACTCTGGCAGGTGCGTCACCGAGGCGCAGCTCGTCGACAAGTCCGATGACGAGTTCGGCGAAGCGGCGCTGCGCGTTCGGGGTGCTGGCTCGGGCCAACGCGACCCCGGCCGCCTCGGCCTGTTCGGCGAGTTCGTTGTCGAGATCCCACACCACCTCGATGTGGTCGGCGACGAAGCCGATCGGGCAGGCGATGACGGCACGGACGCCCTGCCCGATGAGGGCATCGAGGTGATCGCCGACATCGGGTTCCAGCCAGGGCACCTGCGGCGGCCCGGACCGGGACTGCCAGACCAGGTCGAAATCCGGGTAGCCGGCCGCCGCGGCGACCAGGCGTGCGGCATGACCGACCTGACGTTGGTAGAGGTCGGTGCCGCACCGCGATGCGGCGCGCAGCGGTATCGAGTGCGCGGTGAACACCAGCCGGGCCCCGGCGCGCAGGTCCTGCGGAAGTGTCGCGGCGGCATCGTTGACGGCGTCGGCGAACATCTCGACGAACAGCGGGTGGTCGAAATACTGGCGCAGTTTCACCAGCTCGGGCGCGGACTCCCCGACCGCCTGACGCGCCCGGGTGATGTCCTCCTGATACTGCGCGCATCCGGAGTATCCGCCCCACGCCGAGGTGGCGAACACCGCAGCGCGCCGAACGCCGTTGTCGCGCATGGCCGCAACGGTGTCCTCGACGTAGGGCTCCCAGTTGCGATTGCCGAAGTACACCGGCAGGTCGCGCCCCTGATCGGCCAGTACCGTCTCGATCTGCCGTATCAGTGCGCGGTTGATCCCGTTGATGGGTGAGACACCACCGAAGTGCTGATAGTGCTCGGCCACCGCAACGAGTCGCTCGGGCGGGATCCCGCGGCCCCGGGTGACGTTCTCCAGGAACGGCATCACCTGCTCGGGGCCTTCGGGCCCGCCGAACGACAACAGCAGCAGGGCGTCGAAGTGCACGGGATTCCCGTTTCTACAACAGCTGGGTGCTGGCGCCGCCGTCGGCGTAGATGACGGTGCCGGTGGTGGCGGGCAGCCAGTCCGACAGCACGGCGCAGACCGTCTTGGCGACCGGGGTCGGGTCCTTCATGTTCCAGCCGACCGGGGCGCGCTGATCCCAGCCCTCCTCCAGCAGCCGCATCTGGTCACCGGCCTCGGCGCCCAGCGCCCCACCGACGATGGCGCTCATGGCCAGGGTCCGGATCGGACCGGCGGCAACCAGATTGGAGCGCACACCGAACGGGCCGGCCTCGCGGGCGACGAAGCGGTTCACCGACTCCAGTGCGCTCTTGGCCACCGTCATCCAGTTGTAGGCGGGCATCGCCCGGGTGGGGTCGAAGTCCATGCCCACGATGCTGCCGCCACGGTTGAGCACCGGCAGGGTGGCCTTGGCCAGTGCGGCGTAGGAGTACGCCGAGATGTGGATGCCCTTGGCGACGTCCTCGTAGGGCGCGTCGAAGAACGGGTTCACCCCCATCCCGGTCTGCGGCATGAAACCGATGGAGTGCACCACGCCGTCGAGCTTGTTGCCCTCGCCGATCACCTCGGTGATGCGCCCGGCCAGCGAGTCCAGATGCTCGGAGTTCTGCACGTCCAGCTCCAGCAGCGGAGCCGGATTGGGCAGCCGGTCGGCGATGCGCTGGATGAGCTTGAGCCGGTCGAACCCGGTCAGCACCAGCTCTGCGCCGGCCTCCTGGGCCTGCTTGGCGATGTGGAACGCGATCGAGCTGTCGGTGATGATCCCGGTGACCAGGATGCGCTTACCTTCGAGAAAGCCGGTCATATGAAAGTCCCTATCTCTTCTAGTGGCCCATGCCCATGCCGCCGTCGACGGGGATGACCGCGCCGGCGATGTAGCTTGCATCTTCGGAAGCCAGGAAGCTGACCGCCCCGGCCACTTCGGCGGCGGTGCCGACCCGCTTGGCGGGGATGAACTCCAGCGCACCCTCCTGGATGCGCTCGTCGAGTGCGCGGGTCATCTCGGTGTCGATATAGCCGGGGGCGACGACGTTGGCGGTGACGCCGGCCTTGGACAGCTCACGCGAGATCGACCGTGCCATCCCGATCAGACCGGCCTTGGCGGCCGCGTAGTTGGCCTGGTTCCCGATGCCCCACATACCCGAGACCGAGCCGATGAAGATGATGCGGCCGAAACGCTTGCGCTGCATGCTGCGCGAGGCGCGCTGAGCCACCCGGAAGGCACCGGTGAGGTTGGCGTTGATGACCTCTTCGAACCGTTCCTCGGTCATCCGCATCAGGAACGCGTCCTTGGAGATGCCGGCGTTGGACACCAGCACCTCGACCGGGCCCTGGTGTTCCTCGACCTCTTTGAAGGCCCGGTCCACGGCGTCGTTGTCGGTGACGTCACACTGCACGCCGAACAGTCCCTCGGGGGCGCCGGAGCCGCGGTGGGTCACCGCGACCTTGTGACCGTCGGCGGCCAGGCGCTGCGCGATGGCCAGGCCGATCCCCCGGTTTCCACCGGTGACCAGCACCGAACGGGACACGAAGGGCGGGCGGCCCACGGGTGCCGCGGCGGCACTCTCCGTGGCGGCGGTATCACTCATGACCGCCAACTTATCGTCTGACCGGCACGGTCCCGAAATCGCATCGCCGACATGTGCGGGCGAGCTCACGGGAGATGGACGGCGCCCACCGCGCGGTCCGCGGTCAGCCGGGCCACATCACGTCCGGGTGGCGCGCCGAACATGCGGCGGTACTCCCGGCTGAACTGGGTGGGGCTGTCGTACCCGACGAGGTGGCCGACTCCGGCGATGTCACCGGCCTCGGCGACGAGCAGCGCACGGGCCTCCTGCAGCCGGATGCGTTTCTGGAACTGCAGCGGGCTCAACTCGGTGATGCTGCGGAAGTGCCGGTGATACGCCGAGCTGCTCATCCCGGCCATGGCCGCCAGGTCACCGATGCGCAGCGGCTCGGCGTAGTTCTCCCTGATCCACCGGATGGTCCGATTGATATGCGTCACAGAGCTTCCCGCCGAACCGATCTGGGCCACCAGCTCGGCGTGCGGACCGCGCAGCAGCCGCCACAGGATCTCCTGTTCGATCAAGGGTGCCAACACCGCGGCGTGGGCGGGGCTGTCCAGCAGCCGCACCATCCGCAGCAGCGCGTCGAGCAGGTCCGGATCGGCGGGGCCGGTCGCCATCGCGGTCCGCACATCGCCGCGGCGCGGCGCCGGACCACCGCGCAACAGCAGCTCCGCGATCGCCGGTGGGCGCAACACCAACCCGGCGGCCAGCGCAGGCGAGCGGGCGTCGCAGTCGATGAAGTGCCCGCTGACCGGCAGCTGGGCCGTGACCACCAACACCTCCCCGGCCCGGTATTCGAACACCCGATCGCCCAGCAGCAGGCGTTTGCCGCCCTGCGCCATCACCACCAACAGCGGGTCGGTCAACGAGTACTCCGGCGACGTGTCCGCGACGCTGGCGACCAGCAGTCCGTCGATGGCCGTCGTCATCTCCGGCCGGGCATGCGCCGCGATGCGGTGGGCGAGCTCGGCCAGCGGGGTTTGCGTCACCTACCGATAGTTTCAGAATGAGCAGTATCAGGCAATAGATCAAGCGGATCGATCTACCGGCCGGGCCGCGCATCGAGTTGTCTGAAGGGGTCAGTCACACCGCCATGAAGGAGCAACACCATGACCCTCGACAGCTATCTCACCCTGGGCCGATCCGGCTTGCGAGTGAGCCCATTCTCACTGGGCGCCATGACTTTCGGTGAGGACGCCGGCGGCGCCGGCTGCAGCGTCGCCGAATCCGAAGCCATCCTGGACGACTACCTCGACCGCGGCGGGAATTTCGTCGACACCGCCAACTTCTACACCAACGGGCATTCCGAGACGATCCTCGGGGACTACTTCCATGCCCGGCCGCAGAGGCGGGATCGTGTGGTCCTGGCCACCAAGTTCTTCACCAATATGGTGCCCGGCGATCCCAACGGCGGCGGCGCCGGTCGGCGATCAATCCTCACCCAGCTGGAGCAGAGTCTGCGCCGGCTGCGCACCGACCACATCGACCTGTACTGGCTGCACAACTGGGATCGGCACACACCGATCGAGGAGACCATGCGCACCCTCGACGACCTGGTCCGGGCCGGCAAGATCCGCTATATCGGCTTCTCCAACATCCCGGCCTGGGTCACCGCGCAGGCCCAGACCATGGCGATGCTGCGCTCCTGGACGCCGCTGATCGCCCTGCAACTCGAATACTCGCTGCTGGCTCGCGATGTCGAGGGTGAGCAGGTGCCGCTGGCGATCGACCAGGACCTCGCCCTGGTGACCTGGAGTCCACTGCGCAACGGCTTCCTGTCCGGCAAGTACCGGCGCGGCGGGGCCGTCGGCGACTCCGCGCGGGCCGCCTACGTCGGAGCTCCGAGCGAGGCCGAATACGACGTCATCGATACCGTTACCGCGGTCGCCGAGGAACTCGGCAGCACGGCCGCGGCGGTCGCGCTGGCCTGGCTGCGGTCGCGGCCGGGCACGGTGGTGCCGATCGTGGGCGCCCGGCGGCGCGCCCACCTGGAGAGCAACCTGGCTGGCCTGGACGTCCAGCTGAGCGCCGACCAGCTGCGCCGGCTCGACGAGGTGTCCCGGTTCGCGATGACCCACCACCCGGCAATCGAGGACACGCTGCGGATGTCGCTGCAGTTCGCCGGCACCACGATCGACGGGACGGGCACCGGCGAGTACCCACCGTTGCAGGCCGGGACGGCGCGGTACTAGCCCGGCAGACGACGGTTGATCAGCAGCGCCGCCAGCGCGGCCAGGGCCAGCACCAGCGCGCCGAGCCGCAACCAGCCGACGCTGGCGTCACCCTTGATGGTCTCGTAGCCGATCTGCTGCTGCAGCGAGCTGAAGACCTCCTTGAGTTGCTCCAGGCTGGACGCGGTGAAGGCCTCGCCGCCGGACAGATCGGCGATCTTCTTGAGCATCTCGTCGTCGACGGGCACCGGCTGGCGCTGATCGTTGATCTCCACGTAGCCGTACGGGGTGCCGAAGGACACCGTCGAGATCGGCACGCCCTGATCCTTGGCGGTGCGCGCGGCGGTGTAGGCGCCCTTCGGGTTGTCCGGGTTTGACGGCACGGTTTCCTTACCGTCGGACATCAGCACGATCCGCGCCGGCGGCGGTTCGTCACCGCCGCCGATCACCGCGCCGACGGTGGCGATCGCCTGCAGCGCGGTGAAGATGCCCTCACCGGTGGCGGTGCGATCGGCCAACTGCAGCTTGTCGATGCCGTTCTTGGTGGCCTCGCGGTTGGTGGTCGGTGAGACCAGCACGGTGGCGGTGCCGGCGTAGGCGATCAGTCCGAGGTTGATACCCGGGGTGAGCTGATCGGCGAACTGTTTGGCGGCCTCTTGGGCGGCGACCAGCCGGCTGGGCGCGACATCGGTGGCCCGCATGGACTGCGAGACGTCGATGACGAGCATCACCACGGCCCGGTTGCGCGGGATCCGCACATCGTGGGTGGGGCCGGCCATCGCCACCGTCAACAGCACCAGTGCGGAGACCAACAGGATCGCCGGCAGGTGCCGCCACCGGGTGGGCTGTTGGGGGGCGACCGTCTCCAGCAGTTCCATGTTGGCGAAACGCAGGATCCGCTTCTGCCGGGCCCGCTGAACCACGATGTAGAGGGCGACCAGCCCCGCCACCGCCAGCAGGAACAGGAAGAACCACTTGTGTTCGAAGCCCGACAGGCTCATCGGTCCGAGCAACGGCAAAGTCATCTGCAGCGTGTCATTTCAGTGTCGTAGTCATCCGGGGACGTGTCATCGGCCGCCGGCCAGGGCACCGCGGCGGCGGTTCGCCACGAAGCGGACCACATCGGCGATCCAGTCCCGGTCGGTGCGCAGGGTCAGCAGTGGCGCGCCGCAACGTCGCAGGGTGCGGGCCACCTCGGCGCGGTGCGCCGCGGAGGCGCGGGCGAAATCGTCACGCAACTTCTCGTCGATGGTGAACTCGCGGGTGACCCCGGTCTCGGTGTCCTGCAGGATCACATCGCCGATATCGGGCAGTTCGACATCGCGCGGATCGATGATCTCGATACCGAGCACCTCGTGCCGCCCGGCGATGGCACGCAGCGGCCGCATCCAATCGATCGGACCGAGGAAGTCGCTGATGATGACGGCCATGCCCCGACGGCGCTCGGGCCGCCGCAACGCGTCGATGGTGGCGGCCAGGTCCCCGCGCACCCCGGGCGGCGCCTGGGGGGTGGTGGCGATGGCGCGCAGGAGTTCCTGTTCGTGCAGCCGCCCGGACAGCGCGGGCACCCGGCGCAGCGTGTCACCGTTGGAGATCAGCGCACCGATCCGATTGCCGCCGCCGCTGTTGAGGAAGGTGATGGCCGCGGCCGCGGCCACCGCCAGATCGCGCTTCTCGCATCCTGCGGTGCCGAAATCCAGGCTGGCCGACACGTCGACCACCAACCAGGTCTCCAGCTCCCGGTCGGCGATCATCTGCCGGACATGCGGATGGGTGGTGCGCGCGGTCACCGACCAGTCCATCCGCCGGACATCGTCGCCGGGTTGGTACATCCGCGACTCCCCCGGCTCCGACCCGGGACCGGGGATCAGGCCGAGATGGTCGCCGTGCAGCACCCCGTCGAGCTTGCGGCGCACCGTCAGCTCCAGTTTGCGCAGCGCCGCGGTCAG is part of the Mycobacterium adipatum genome and harbors:
- a CDS encoding AraC family transcriptional regulator, translating into MTQTPLAELAHRIAAHARPEMTTAIDGLLVASVADTSPEYSLTDPLLVVMAQGGKRLLLGDRVFEYRAGEVLVVTAQLPVSGHFIDCDARSPALAAGLVLRPPAIAELLLRGGPAPRRGDVRTAMATGPADPDLLDALLRMVRLLDSPAHAAVLAPLIEQEILWRLLRGPHAELVAQIGSAGSSVTHINRTIRWIRENYAEPLRIGDLAAMAGMSSSAYHRHFRSITELSPLQFQKRIRLQEARALLVAEAGDIAGVGHLVGYDSPTQFSREYRRMFGAPPGRDVARLTADRAVGAVHLP
- a CDS encoding ferrochelatase produces the protein MPFLENVTRGRGIPPERLVAVAEHYQHFGGVSPINGINRALIRQIETVLADQGRDLPVYFGNRNWEPYVEDTVAAMRDNGVRRAAVFATSAWGGYSGCAQYQEDITRARQAVGESAPELVKLRQYFDHPLFVEMFADAVNDAAATLPQDLRAGARLVFTAHSIPLRAASRCGTDLYQRQVGHAARLVAAAAGYPDFDLVWQSRSGPPQVPWLEPDVGDHLDALIGQGVRAVIACPIGFVADHIEVVWDLDNELAEQAEAAGVALARASTPNAQRRFAELVIGLVDELRLGDAPARVPGAQPVPNQGCSVNGAFCTPACEPLSAARPST
- the fabG1 gene encoding 3-oxoacyl-ACP reductase FabG1, whose product is MSDTAATESAAAAPVGRPPFVSRSVLVTGGNRGIGLAIAQRLAADGHKVAVTHRGSGAPEGLFGVQCDVTDNDAVDRAFKEVEEHQGPVEVLVSNAGISKDAFLMRMTEERFEEVINANLTGAFRVAQRASRSMQRKRFGRIIFIGSVSGMWGIGNQANYAAAKAGLIGMARSISRELSKAGVTANVVAPGYIDTEMTRALDERIQEGALEFIPAKRVGTAAEVAGAVSFLASEDASYIAGAVIPVDGGMGMGH
- a CDS encoding NfeD family protein; translation: MPAWIWLVAALGLAGAEALTGDLFLLMLSGGALAAAGAAVVFDWPIWADGAVFLVVSLLLLVGVRPALRRRMEAGQGLPEPAKALEGKGALVLSRVAQHEGQVKLDGEVWTARPLNDHDVFEPGDQVTVMHIDGATAVVYRAL
- a CDS encoding VWA domain-containing protein; its protein translation is MTLPLLGPMSLSGFEHKWFFLFLLAVAGLVALYIVVQRARQKRILRFANMELLETVAPQQPTRWRHLPAILLVSALVLLTVAMAGPTHDVRIPRNRAVVMLVIDVSQSMRATDVAPSRLVAAQEAAKQFADQLTPGINLGLIAYAGTATVLVSPTTNREATKNGIDKLQLADRTATGEGIFTALQAIATVGAVIGGGDEPPPARIVLMSDGKETVPSNPDNPKGAYTAARTAKDQGVPISTVSFGTPYGYVEINDQRQPVPVDDEMLKKIADLSGGEAFTASSLEQLKEVFSSLQQQIGYETIKGDASVGWLRLGALVLALAALAALLINRRLPG
- a CDS encoding DUF58 domain-containing protein, giving the protein MTATGGPAVDLPSLKRGEIRDPALTAALRKLELTVRRKLDGVLHGDHLGLIPGPGSEPGESRMYQPGDDVRRMDWSVTARTTHPHVRQMIADRELETWLVVDVSASLDFGTAGCEKRDLAVAAAAAITFLNSGGGNRIGALISNGDTLRRVPALSGRLHEQELLRAIATTPQAPPGVRGDLAATIDALRRPERRRGMAVIISDFLGPIDWMRPLRAIAGRHEVLGIEIIDPRDVELPDIGDVILQDTETGVTREFTIDEKLRDDFARASAAHRAEVARTLRRCGAPLLTLRTDRDWIADVVRFVANRRRGALAGGR
- a CDS encoding aldo/keto reductase; this encodes MTLDSYLTLGRSGLRVSPFSLGAMTFGEDAGGAGCSVAESEAILDDYLDRGGNFVDTANFYTNGHSETILGDYFHARPQRRDRVVLATKFFTNMVPGDPNGGGAGRRSILTQLEQSLRRLRTDHIDLYWLHNWDRHTPIEETMRTLDDLVRAGKIRYIGFSNIPAWVTAQAQTMAMLRSWTPLIALQLEYSLLARDVEGEQVPLAIDQDLALVTWSPLRNGFLSGKYRRGGAVGDSARAAYVGAPSEAEYDVIDTVTAVAEELGSTAAAVALAWLRSRPGTVVPIVGARRRAHLESNLAGLDVQLSADQLRRLDEVSRFAMTHHPAIEDTLRMSLQFAGTTIDGTGTGEYPPLQAGTARY
- the inhA gene encoding NADH-dependent enoyl-ACP reductase InhA, giving the protein MTGFLEGKRILVTGIITDSSIAFHIAKQAQEAGAELVLTGFDRLKLIQRIADRLPNPAPLLELDVQNSEHLDSLAGRITEVIGEGNKLDGVVHSIGFMPQTGMGVNPFFDAPYEDVAKGIHISAYSYAALAKATLPVLNRGGSIVGMDFDPTRAMPAYNWMTVAKSALESVNRFVAREAGPFGVRSNLVAAGPIRTLAMSAIVGGALGAEAGDQMRLLEEGWDQRAPVGWNMKDPTPVAKTVCAVLSDWLPATTGTVIYADGGASTQLL